A stretch of DNA from Roseovarius sp. W115:
CCTCCTGTGGCCCCCAAAGCGGTAAAGGCGCGGGTGTCTTCTTCGACAAGAATGCGGTCGCCATCGCGCAGGGCGATGTCGAAATTAGGATGGTTGAACAGATCCTGGAACCACACTTTGGAGCGCATATTGCCCCGAATAACAGTGACTTGCGCGATCTCAGGCTGGATTGTCACGCCACCGGCATTGGCCAGCATGGTCGACAAGGTCCGCGTCGGGCGCTCGATGGGGTAAACCCCCTGACCGCCCACAGAACCAATCAGAGACACGGATGCCCCATCACCTGCAAGGCGGCGCACCTCGACCTGCGGATCGGGTGTCTGCTCATCCAGCTTTGAGGTAATCACACGGCGAATGGCCTCGGGCGTGTTGCCTGCCGCGCGAATGCGCCCGGCATAGGGCACAAAGATAAAGCCCGCACCATCCACCTGCACCTCTTGCAGGACAGTCTGGTTCACACCTTCTCCAGCCAGAAGACCGTCATCGACGTTTTCCCAGATCGTCAGGCCCAGCGTATCGCCGGGCCGAATTGTGTCAGAGCCGACAAGACCTGCATTTTTGAACTCATCCGAAAAGCCCAGTGTTGGCTGCACAGCGGTGGCTCGTGTCACCCGGTCATTTACGCTCACAACAAAGGCGTCGCCGGATTGCTGCACCGAGCCTGCAAAGATTTCGCTCTTGTTTGGGCCAGAGCGGGGCAAGACGCCACAGGACGCCACGGTGCTCGCCACAAGCACAATAGCGACGGACTTCGCCCATCGTTTGGATTGGATTTTCACTGCCCGGTCTCCTCGACCTGTTTTTTTACTGCCTCAGTATTTTCGCCTAAGGTAATGGGGTCTTTTGAAAAAATCCAGCCTGTGCCGCTGCGTCGGCTATTTTACGACATATAACTGTTGCCGGGGTGCCGCGGTGCCCGAGATCAGCGCATCGTAGGGATCATCGGCGCTCAGCATCATATCAACAGTCTGGCGCAAAAGCTGTCGGCGGCCGCGTGCGGAATAAAACCCGCCTGCCACCTGGCTGGTTTCCAGCAGATAACGCCGGTAATCGGCATAGGCTTTGCGATCCGGCCGCTCAGCTCCAGCAAAGAAGTCGCGCAAGGGTTTGGTCGAGGTGAATTCCGGCTTGGCATAGACCGCCTGACCAAAGGTTTTAAGCGGAATACCGCGCCACAGAACCTGTTGGGCGGCTGTGGAATTAACCGTCACGGCGCTGCGCGCTTCATCCAGGAGCTGCGCCAGCTTGCCGCCACGCACATAATGCACGCGATCCTCGATATTATACTTTTTTGCCAGCCTCTTAAGCTCTGGCTGGATCGGTGCACGCCCGTCTTCCAGAGGATGCGCCTTGACCACGAGATGGTGATGCTGCGGCGCACCCTCGGCAAAGCTTTCGGTCACCGTTTCCAGAAAATCGGTCATCGTCGAAAAGGGCGAATGCATTTGGAACGACGCGTCATGCTCCAGCTGCAGCAACGCCAGGTGATAGGGGAACCCGCCATGGCGAATGCGTGATGTGGCGATACGGCGTTCAATCGCCTGCGCTGGCATCAGCAACAGACGTTTGAGATAGAGCTTGAACTCCTGCCCCACGCTCAACGCGCGATGGGGACGGAAATTGCGGTAGTTTCCGTTCAAAAGCAGAACGGCGCCGTGATAAACAGCGCCATAAAACACATGCTGGCGCATATCACCCCAGGAGGCCGGGGGCAGGGCGCTGTCCATATCAGAATTCTTCAGGGCGGTGCGCATATCGTCCACGCTCATATGCATCAGCCGTGAATGCCCGTTCGAGCCGCCGCGCTCATAAGTCACCCAATAAGGGCGCATGTACCCTTCTTCAAAGACATGCACAGCCAGACCAAGCGCCTTGGCCTCTTGCACGGCATGGGCGTGGATGGGGCGCGTGTCGCCGTAAATGACAATGTCGGTCACACCCTTTTCGGCCACAAGATTCCGGAACGTGGGGCGCCAGTCGGTCTGCGTGCCATTGAAAGGGATGTAGCTGTCCTTGTCGCGCCAGAAGAGTGCGTCACCTGCATTGAACCCCACGCGCCACACCGACGCGCCGGTTCGTTTGAGCATATTGCCCAAACGCGCAAAAAAGGGCCCATGAGGACCCTGCAAAAACAGGAAGGTTCGTTGGCCTACAGACGGCACACTCATAAACACTCGCCTCTTGTCACGTTTCACGCGCTGCTCATTTTTGTCATTATTACAGCAGGATTAAGGCAAAATTAAGGCTGAATCCATGGGTGTTTGCCTCTCAACATGTCTTGTCATGCCAGTTCCCGCGCTTTAGGTGCAAAGGGGCAAGTTGGGAGACATGCGATGTTTACAGGCATTGTGACCGATATGGGAGAAATCCGGCAGGTTGAGCAACGCGGTGATCTGCGGGCCCGCATCGCCACGCGCTATGACATGAGCCGCGTTGATATCGGCGCGTCGATTTCCTGTGATGGAGTGTGCCTGACCGTGGTGGCCAAGGGCGCGGATTGGTTTGACGTGGATGTCTCGGCTGAGACCGTGTCGAAGACCAATCTCGGCACATGGGCGGCGGGGCGTACGGTCAATCTTGAACGTGCTCTGCGCGTCGGCGATGAGCTTGGCGGGCACATTGTATCAGGGCATGTGGATGGCTTGGCCGAAGTGGTGGAGGTCCGCGACGAAGGCGACAGCACCCGCGTCAGCCTACGCGCGCCCGATAGCCTCGCGCGGTTCATCGCCCCCAAAGGGTCGGTGGCGCTGAACGGAACATCTCTGACTGTGAATGAGGTTGAGGATCTGGTGTTCGGGATCAACTTTATTCCGCATACCAAAGAGGTGACAACCTGGGGCCGCGTGGCCGTGGGGGATCAGGTCAATCTGGAGATCGACACGCTGGCACGCTATGTGGCGCGCCTTGCGGAAATGTCGTGAACACAAGGGTTTAGGCCCAGATATCCCCGATTGTGAAGCCTTCCTGAAACGGATCGGTCGGATCAAGCGTGTAGTTCGACATGCCATAGATCCACCCCTGACCGGAGAGTGTCGGCACGATGGCCTCATATCCGGCCACGTCTGTCAGTTCCTCGATCCGTCCCGTGAAGTTCGTTCCCAGCGGTCCGGCATGCACATAGTCCTGTCCCGGCTTAAGCAGCCCGCGTTTGTGCAAGACCGCCATGCGCGCGCAGGTGCCTGTCCCGCAAGGTGACCGATCCAGGGTACCGGGCAGCGCATGAGGCCGCGCCGGATCAAACCCGCCGGTGGACACGGTGACGGCGTTCTTCCCATCTGTGTCGGGGTCAGTGGGCGCACCGTAAAGCTGGCTGATCGTGGGGCCGGTGATGTCGGGGTTTTCGGGGTGCGTCACCGGCAGTTGCGCACGTGCGGCGGCCAATATGCGCTCGGAGGTTTGCACAATCTGCGCGCCGTTCTCTGCCTCCAGCGATACCCCAAGCGCATCGGCATCGGCCATGACGTAAAACATCCCGCCCCAGCCGATATCAACCGTGATCCGCCCCAGCCCCTCGACCTCCAGCGACGCGTCCAGATGCATCGCAAAGGCCGGGACATTCTTGAACGTGACACGCGTGACTTTGCCATCTGCGCAGTCCGCTCTGACGCGGATCAGCCCTGCCGGCGCTTCGAGGGTCAGCTCAGTCACAGGCTCGACCATCGAAAGCATGCCGGTCTCCAAAAGGACCGTGACCACGCAGATTGTGTTCGATCCCGACATGGGCGGATATTCCGTCTGCTCCATGATGATGAACCCGGCATCGGCATCGGGGTGACAGGGCGGCACGATGAGGTTGGCGCAGAGTGCAGGTTGCCCACGCGGCTCGCGCAGCATGAGCTTGCGAAGATCATCTACATGCGTTTGCATGTACTGCATCTGCGCAAACACCGTCTCGCCTTGCAAAACTGGCGCACCGGCGGTGATGACACGCCCCGGTTCGCCCTCGGCATGAGCCTCAACAGCGGTGATCACTCGGGATGTACGCATATGTCCCCCGGCTCAGTCATTGTCCGTCAGACCCGCGCCAGCGCCGCTGAGACGGCTTTCCTCGGTTTCAGGCGCATAGGTGCGCTGGGCGAAGGCCGTCAGAGTGGCGGTCGTTTCTGCTGACATGTCCGCGCGGTAACAGCGGGTCAGCCGCGCGCCTAGCGTGGGTTTGACCTCTGGGATGGTCGCAGGCGACAGGCGCACCCACTCTGCCCTTGACGTTTGCCGCGCATTCTTTGGGTCATCAAGATAGGTCTCACCATCCGCGCGGGTGAGTGTCAGGCCTTCCCAGCTGAGGGACAGCGCCGCACCGGTGCGATCAGCAGCCCAAACCGCGTAAGGGATCAAAAGCATAGGCTGCAGCACAGGGCCAAGCGACAAAGACGCACCATTGGCCCAGTCAGAGGCCAGATCACACAACACGGCACCGGTCGTAATCGGGCAGAGCGCGCCACTTTTGGCCGTCCAGGTCTTTGAAAGCGAAGCAGGTCCCAACTCAGATGTGGCAACGCCATCGGTCTGCGTCAAAAGCTGGGCCAACGCTGCAGCGCCCGGCCATCCTGCGGCAGAGGTCCAGCGTGTGGCCTTGCCTGCTTCTTCTGCCAGCCCCCAGCTATAGCCCGCGCCTCGCGCGGCCTTACGCGCGAGACCTTCCACCTCGTTCAGGGACCAGCTCATTGCGCCGCAATGGGCAGAGGCGGCAAGGTCCAGTCGTCGCTCGCCTGCGCCAACTCGTGGGGGAAGGGCGCGTGCTGGTACATGTTGATCCTGAGCCAGCGGTCTGAGCGGGGATCGAAATGGCAAGCGCCAAAGAAACTGAGTTTCAGGCGCAGCATGTCGATGGGCAACATCTCGGCGCTCAGGGTATTGTCGCGGATTTCGGCGTAAGGCAGGCGTGCTGCGATTTGCGCGCGGCGGGTCACATGGCGATGCTCGGGATGGGCCAGAAGGAAGGCTGCCACGGTGGTCTCGTCGGTCTGTTTCAGCGCCGTGTAAAGACGTGTCGCATCTCGTCCCGGACCAAGAGGTTGCTCATAAGGCTCAATCGGCTCTTCAAACCGCTCGCCAAGGCGCGGCTCCAGCTTGGCCTCTGACACATACCAAACGCGCGCGTGGCTCTCCGGCGTGTCCCAATCAATATCCAGCGCCCAGCCATAGACATCCTCAAGGATGGTTTGCAACGTGGCCACGGACATTGTGCCGTCAATCGGAAAGGTCATATGCTCGTCAGTGGCCATGCAATCGGTCAACCCGTCAACAAGGTCACCATACGGCTCTAGCAGCAGTGCGGCCAGCTGTTCCTGCCCTTCCAAGGACAATTCAGTCTGCGCCCAGACCCAAAGCCGGTTCCAGGGTTGATCAGAGGTCAGATCAACCGTTTCCACATGCGCCTGCAGCGCCGCCATATCCGAGCGTAATGCGTTTAACTTCTTGATTTGAAGGGGATGTTCTGACCTCCATGCATTCGCATGAATTTTGGCGCGCGCAACAAAGCGACGAAGGGCCTGCACGTCTGTCACTGTGGCCTCAGGCAGGGACCGCACCCGGGACAGCGCCTCTTCGCGCGCGGCAATCCAGGCGTTGAGCAAGGCAGGATGGGTGACCAGAAACGGCGCCATGCCGAGGCCAGTGGAATTGCCAATGCCAAACCGTCGCCGCAGGTTCGGGTCGAGCGGCACAGCCCTTTCGGGTGCTCTCATACGGGCCATATGCTCGACGAGATCCATCACGAAAGCGCGGGTCAGAAACACCGACAGCATCTCGATCTGAAAGGGGCCAGCACATTCCGGACGGTGGCGTGTTTGCTCGCGGTCCGCCGCGCCGAACTTGCCCGAACCATAGACGGCGGTGGTGCGCATCAGATATCCGACATCGCCCACTTTGGTCTCATCCGGCTGTTGCCCCGAGGCCAGCGCCTCAACCACGTGATCCCATAGCCGCACAGACCGGTTGGCGCGCGACAGGCTCAACTCGCGGTCGCTGACGCGTCCGGCCTCTTGCAAGGGCACGTTTTGCGACAGCCGCGTGATATCATCTTGCGTTGGCACGCCGTCAAACAGGGTGAACGTGGCATCCCAAGCAGTCGCAATCACCCGGTCAGAGCGCTGCTCGGGGGGCAGATCATGGGCAAAGGCCAACAAGGAATAGGTGCGGTCCGGCCCCTTGGCCGTGTAGACCGCGTGGCCCTCCCCATTTGCGTCAATGTCGAAGACAGGGACGTCAAATTTCCACGCCTCACGGCTCAGCCGCCGCAACAATTGCCGCATAAAGCTCAGCCGACACTGATGCGCCGAGCCAAGCCGCGCCAGCGTCATGACCTCATTGGGGTCGCGAGGTGGGATCACTTCAACCATCTGACGGCACAAAGTTTTTCTCAAAGAACCGGAACCAGTTGTCCCCCATAATGTCCGCAATTTCCCGCGCGTTAAAGCCCACCTCTTTCAGCCCCTCTTCCAGTCGCGGAAAATCGGCATTGGTGTGGAACCAGTAAGGTTGCTTGGGAAAGCCCGGATTGGCGGCAGAGCCTTCGCCATAGTCGATTTCCTTGGTCCAGCGTCCCACGCGCATCCATTCCACCACGCTGTCAGGCTGGTTCTGACACAGGTCAGACCCGATGCCGAAATGCGTTACGCCATAGCGTTCTGCCGTGTCGGCAATCATCTGACAGAACCCTTTGAGCGTGCAGTCGCTGCCCCCGGCCAGGTGATGCGGATAGATCGAAAAGCCCATCATCCCGCCATTTTGCACCACGGCGCGGATCACGTCATCGGGTTTGTTGCGGCGCGCGGCATGCCAGTCAAACGGGTTGGCATGGGTGATCGCGATAGGCCGCTCGGAATGGTCCGCCGCCTCAATGGTCGACCGGTCGGCGGAATGCGACATGTCAACAACAAGCCCCACGCGGTTCATCTCTCGGATCACCTGCTTGCCCATGCGCGTGAGGCCGGGGTCCTCGTCCTCGTAACATCCCGTCGCGAGAAGCGACTGGTTGTTATAAGTCAGTTGCATAAACCGCGCGCCTAGGTCGTGCCAGACTTCAACGAGGCCGATGTCGTCCTCAATCGGCGAGGGGTTCTGAAAGCCAAAGAAAATCGCCGTGCGTCCGGTGTCATGGGCCAGTTTCACATCACTGGCCCAGCGACCCTTCATGATCAGATCAGGATGTTGTTCGAACCACCGGTTCCACTGTTCCACATTCAGAACCGTTTCGCGGAAATTTTCGTGGTAGGAAATGGTGACGTGCACCGCATCAAGCCCGCCCTCTCGCATCTGGCGAAAGATGTCTTCCGACCAGTTGCAATATTGAAGGCAGTCGATGCGATAGGTCATTTTGGCACCCCTGATGAGATATAGGCCGTCTTGACCACTGTATAGAATTCGCGCGCATGAATGCCCTGTTCACGCGGGCCATAAGAGCTATCGCCGCGCCCGCCGAACTGCACGTGATAATCGGTGCCTGCGGTGGGTAGGTTCACTGTGACCACACCGGTTTGCGCATTCCGACGGAAGTGGTTGGCGCGGGCGAGGGATGTGGTGACAATGCCTGAGGTGAGGCCGAAATTGGTGTCATTCACAACGTTGAGCGCCTCGTCATAGCCCGAGACCTTGATCACCGCTGTGAGCGGCGCGAACATCTCTTCGCGGTTGATGCGCATGTCGTTGGTGCTGTTCAGGAAAACACCGGGGGACATGTAATAGCCCTCATGCGGCATCTCCAGCCGTGCCCCGCCGCAGGCCAGCTCTGCCCCTTCGGATTTGCCCAGCTCAACATAGGCCAGGTTCTCATTCAGTTGCTGTTCAGAGACCACCGGCCCCATCTGCGTGCCGTCCTCCAGCGCATGGCCGACTTTCATCGCCTTGGCCCCGGCCATGAGTTTCTCGACAAAGGCGTCGTGGATGCCCTCATGCACCACAAGGCGCGAGGAGGCCGTGCATTTCTGTCCAGTGCCGCCAAATGCGCCGCCCAAGGCCAGAGTGACCGCCAAATCAAGATCGGCGTCCTCCATCACGGCCAGTGCATTCTTGGAGCCCATCTCAAGCTGGAGCCGAGTGAAATTCGCTGCTGCTGTCGATGCAATCTGGCGGCCTACTGGCACGGAGCCGGTAAAGGAAATCGCCTGAATGTCAGGGCTTTCAATCAGAGCCTGACCAATCTCGCCGCCCGCGCCCATCACAAGCTGAAAGAGGCCCGGTGGGATGTCCTGCTTGGCAATAATCTCGGTCAGGGCCACAGCCGAGGCCGGCGTGATATTGGCCGGCTTCCAGATCACCGCATTGCCATAAGCTAGCGCCGGGGCAATCTTCCAACTCGCTGTGGCCGTTGGGAAATTCCAGGGGCTGATGATCGCCACGGTGCCCACCGGCTCGCGGCGCACGTCAATTTCGATATCGGGGCGCACGGAGTCGGCATTCTCGCCCAACTGGCGCAGCACTTCATGGGCGTAATAGGTGAAAAACTGCCCCGCGCGATAGACCTCGCCTTTGCCCTCCGCAAAAGGCTTGCCCTCTTCGCGGCTCAAAAGCGTGCCCAGGTCCTCGGCCCGCGCCATCATCTCGGAACCGATGGCATGCAACACGGCCTGTTTGCGCTCCAGCCCATGGCTGGCCCAGGTGATTTGCGCCTCCTTGGCGGCGGCAATGGCATCATTCAACTGCGCGCGGCTGGCCTGCGTAAAGTGGCCGATCACGTCGCTCAGATCAGAAGGATTGCGGTTTTCGACCTCTGATGGGCCGCTGACCCAGTTCCCTGCGATATAGTTCTGTTTCAGCTCAGCCATGTGATGTCATCCCGTGAGTGGTGGAGTTTCACTTTTTTCTTATCCTGCGAATTAAGGCAAACGAGAAATTGTTTAGGAAATTTCAGATTTTCTGTATTCAGACATGCGCAAGGCGAATGTTCTGATTGCGAATGACCTCTGTCAAAGCCACCGCGGCAGGGGACATGTCCTGATCCGGCGGTGTCAGCATCCAAATCTCGCGCCGGAGCGTTTTGTCCGACAGCGGCAAGAATGTCAGGTCATCCCCGGCATCAAACGCGGCCAATTCCGGCAAGACGGTCACGCCCATGCCTGCGCGCACAAGGCTCAGGATCGAAGCTGTGTTTCGGACATGTAGCGTGGCGCTATCCTGAATACGGCGAAATTCTGGATCAGGGATCAATTGCCCCAGATCATTGGCAATGAAAGGCGTGTCCTGAAGGTCGGACCAACCCAGATCGTCCCAGTTTTTTGTCAAAGGATGATCTGCGGGACAGATGACACCAAACCGGTCAGAGAACAGCAAGTGTCGTTCGAACCGTGGCAACGGACGCAGGCTGGCCAGCGCAATATCGACGCGCCCTGCCTGAAGCTCGTGGCCGATGCTGGCGCTGTCAATGTCGCGCATGTCGATGCGCACATCCGGATGGTGATTGGCAAAGCTGCGCAGGACATGCGGCATCAAAACTTTGGCCACAGAGGGCGTCACAGCCAATCGCACATGACCCGCCTCGGCGCGCGACAGCCCCTCAATCGCAGCCACAGTGCGGTCGAAATGATTGAGCTCTCGTTTGGCTTCGATGCGCACCAAATCGCCCAGCCGGGTCAGGTGCGACTTGCGCCCCGGTTTGAACAGCGGCGCGCCGATGTGATCTTCCAGTTGTTGCAACATCATCGACACCGCAGAGGGTGTGCGCCCAAGCTCTTTGGCCGCATCACTCAGGTTGCCGCGGTCGGCCACAGTTAGAAAACAGCGAAGCATGTCAATTTTGATTGCCATTTTCACTTTATCTGAAAATTAGGAGTAGAATTCAAGTCAGGCTGAACTCTTTTGCGGTCAAACAGCCATAGTCGCCGCCACAGCGCGCTTCCACGCGGCATAGCGTGTCTCGCGCAGTTCATTGTCCATGGCGGGTTCAAATCGCTCATCCAGCGCCCAGGCCTTCGCAAAACCTGCTTGATCCGGGTAAACTCCAGCCTGCATCCCCGCGAGCCACGCGGCCCCAAGAGCTGTGGTCTCCAACACCTTGGGCCGGTCCACAGGTGCGCCGCTGATATCGGCCAAAAACTGCATGGTCCATCCCGACGCGCTCATGCCGCCATCCACGCGCAGCACCTGATCGGCGTCCGAGGCATTCCAATCGGCTGTCATTGCCTCCAACAGGTCGCGGGTTTGGAACCCCACGCTTTCCAGTGCGGCCCGCGACAACTCTGCCGGGCCGGTGCCACGGGTAATCCCGAACAGGGCCCCGCGACAGTCTGGGTTCCAATAGGGAGCCCCCAGACCGGTAAAGGCCGGGACAAGAATGGGCGACTGATGAGGATCCGCGGCATCGGCAAGGCTTTGGGTCTCGCCAGCCTCCTTAATGACCTTCAGCTCGTCCCGCAGCCATTGCACAACAGCCCCCGCGATAAAGATCGACCCTTCCAGTGCATAGGTTGGCTTGCCGTCTAACTGATACGCGATAGTTGTGAGCAACCGGTTTTGCGAGCGCACCGGCGTGCCGCCGGTGTTCAAAAGCGCGAAACATCCCGTGCCATAGGTCGATTTCATCATGCCCGGAGAAAAACACGCCTGTCCGACCGTCGCCGCCTGTTGGTCCCCTGCGACCCCGAGGATCGGAATTTCGCGACCAAAAAGGTCGGCGCGTGTGCTACCATAATCAGCGGCACTATCGCGCACCTCGGGCAGCATCTGCATAGGCACATCCAAAAGCGCACAAATCTCCTCGCTCCAGGCCCCTTTGCGAATGTCATAAAGCAGTGTGCGTGCGGCATTGGTGGCGTCTGTGGCATGCACCTTGC
This window harbors:
- a CDS encoding DUF3726 domain-containing protein — translated: MSWSLNEVEGLARKAARGAGYSWGLAEEAGKATRWTSAAGWPGAAALAQLLTQTDGVATSELGPASLSKTWTAKSGALCPITTGAVLCDLASDWANGASLSLGPVLQPMLLIPYAVWAADRTGAALSLSWEGLTLTRADGETYLDDPKNARQTSRAEWVRLSPATIPEVKPTLGARLTRCYRADMSAETTATLTAFAQRTYAPETEESRLSGAGAGLTDND
- a CDS encoding LysR family transcriptional regulator, whose product is MAIKIDMLRCFLTVADRGNLSDAAKELGRTPSAVSMMLQQLEDHIGAPLFKPGRKSHLTRLGDLVRIEAKRELNHFDRTVAAIEGLSRAEAGHVRLAVTPSVAKVLMPHVLRSFANHHPDVRIDMRDIDSASIGHELQAGRVDIALASLRPLPRFERHLLFSDRFGVICPADHPLTKNWDDLGWSDLQDTPFIANDLGQLIPDPEFRRIQDSATLHVRNTASILSLVRAGMGVTVLPELAAFDAGDDLTFLPLSDKTLRREIWMLTPPDQDMSPAAVALTEVIRNQNIRLAHV
- a CDS encoding aldehyde dehydrogenase family protein, producing MAELKQNYIAGNWVSGPSEVENRNPSDLSDVIGHFTQASRAQLNDAIAAAKEAQITWASHGLERKQAVLHAIGSEMMARAEDLGTLLSREEGKPFAEGKGEVYRAGQFFTYYAHEVLRQLGENADSVRPDIEIDVRREPVGTVAIISPWNFPTATASWKIAPALAYGNAVIWKPANITPASAVALTEIIAKQDIPPGLFQLVMGAGGEIGQALIESPDIQAISFTGSVPVGRQIASTAAANFTRLQLEMGSKNALAVMEDADLDLAVTLALGGAFGGTGQKCTASSRLVVHEGIHDAFVEKLMAGAKAMKVGHALEDGTQMGPVVSEQQLNENLAYVELGKSEGAELACGGARLEMPHEGYYMSPGVFLNSTNDMRINREEMFAPLTAVIKVSGYDEALNVVNDTNFGLTSGIVTTSLARANHFRRNAQTGVVTVNLPTAGTDYHVQFGGRGDSSYGPREQGIHAREFYTVVKTAYISSGVPK
- the glpK gene encoding glycerol kinase GlpK, which gives rise to MTHILAIDQGTTSSRAILFDDRLNVTATAQEEFTQHFPNSGWVEHDPDDIWATTAATCRGVIELAGINATDIAAIGITNQRETTLVWDRSTGKAIHNAIVWQDRRTAEFCRTLKEAGHEEMVTERTGLLLDPYFSGTKLTWILDQVEGARAKAKAGDLLFGTVDCYLIWKLTGGKVHATDATNAARTLLYDIRKGAWSEEICALLDVPMQMLPEVRDSAADYGSTRADLFGREIPILGVAGDQQAATVGQACFSPGMMKSTYGTGCFALLNTGGTPVRSQNRLLTTIAYQLDGKPTYALEGSIFIAGAVVQWLRDELKVIKEAGETQSLADAADPHQSPILVPAFTGLGAPYWNPDCRGALFGITRGTGPAELSRAALESVGFQTRDLLEAMTADWNASDADQVLRVDGGMSASGWTMQFLADISGAPVDRPKVLETTALGAAWLAGMQAGVYPDQAGFAKAWALDERFEPAMDNELRETRYAAWKRAVAATMAV
- a CDS encoding membrane dipeptidase, translated to MTYRIDCLQYCNWSEDIFRQMREGGLDAVHVTISYHENFRETVLNVEQWNRWFEQHPDLIMKGRWASDVKLAHDTGRTAIFFGFQNPSPIEDDIGLVEVWHDLGARFMQLTYNNQSLLATGCYEDEDPGLTRMGKQVIREMNRVGLVVDMSHSADRSTIEAADHSERPIAITHANPFDWHAARRNKPDDVIRAVVQNGGMMGFSIYPHHLAGGSDCTLKGFCQMIADTAERYGVTHFGIGSDLCQNQPDSVVEWMRVGRWTKEIDYGEGSAANPGFPKQPYWFHTNADFPRLEEGLKEVGFNAREIADIMGDNWFRFFEKNFVPSDG
- a CDS encoding riboflavin synthase; translation: MFTGIVTDMGEIRQVEQRGDLRARIATRYDMSRVDIGASISCDGVCLTVVAKGADWFDVDVSAETVSKTNLGTWAAGRTVNLERALRVGDELGGHIVSGHVDGLAEVVEVRDEGDSTRVSLRAPDSLARFIAPKGSVALNGTSLTVNEVEDLVFGINFIPHTKEVTTWGRVAVGDQVNLEIDTLARYVARLAEMS
- a CDS encoding polysaccharide biosynthesis/export family protein; amino-acid sequence: MKIQSKRWAKSVAIVLVASTVASCGVLPRSGPNKSEIFAGSVQQSGDAFVVSVNDRVTRATAVQPTLGFSDEFKNAGLVGSDTIRPGDTLGLTIWENVDDGLLAGEGVNQTVLQEVQVDGAGFIFVPYAGRIRAAGNTPEAIRRVITSKLDEQTPDPQVEVRRLAGDGASVSLIGSVGGQGVYPIERPTRTLSTMLANAGGVTIQPEIAQVTVIRGNMRSKVWFQDLFNHPNFDIALRDGDRILVEEDTRAFTALGATGGQARLPFPSPTISAVEALAQVGGLNTNTADPTGVFVMRNEPAEIANQVLGRTDLIGAQRVVYVLDLTQPNGLFMARDFAIRDEDTLYVTEAPFTQWSKVISALTGTLGAVGSVSTAGDTLSGN
- a CDS encoding proline racemase family protein, yielding MRTSRVITAVEAHAEGEPGRVITAGAPVLQGETVFAQMQYMQTHVDDLRKLMLREPRGQPALCANLIVPPCHPDADAGFIIMEQTEYPPMSGSNTICVVTVLLETGMLSMVEPVTELTLEAPAGLIRVRADCADGKVTRVTFKNVPAFAMHLDASLEVEGLGRITVDIGWGGMFYVMADADALGVSLEAENGAQIVQTSERILAAARAQLPVTHPENPDITGPTISQLYGAPTDPDTDGKNAVTVSTGGFDPARPHALPGTLDRSPCGTGTCARMAVLHKRGLLKPGQDYVHAGPLGTNFTGRIEELTDVAGYEAIVPTLSGQGWIYGMSNYTLDPTDPFQEGFTIGDIWA
- a CDS encoding capsule biosynthesis protein, which gives rise to MSVPSVGQRTFLFLQGPHGPFFARLGNMLKRTGASVWRVGFNAGDALFWRDKDSYIPFNGTQTDWRPTFRNLVAEKGVTDIVIYGDTRPIHAHAVQEAKALGLAVHVFEEGYMRPYWVTYERGGSNGHSRLMHMSVDDMRTALKNSDMDSALPPASWGDMRQHVFYGAVYHGAVLLLNGNYRNFRPHRALSVGQEFKLYLKRLLLMPAQAIERRIATSRIRHGGFPYHLALLQLEHDASFQMHSPFSTMTDFLETVTESFAEGAPQHHHLVVKAHPLEDGRAPIQPELKRLAKKYNIEDRVHYVRGGKLAQLLDEARSAVTVNSTAAQQVLWRGIPLKTFGQAVYAKPEFTSTKPLRDFFAGAERPDRKAYADYRRYLLETSQVAGGFYSARGRRQLLRQTVDMMLSADDPYDALISGTAAPRQQLYVVK